A region of Haliotis asinina isolate JCU_RB_2024 chromosome 9, JCU_Hal_asi_v2, whole genome shotgun sequence DNA encodes the following proteins:
- the LOC137296011 gene encoding uncharacterized protein translates to MVLKASKHGVYSGNTLRASNSRYSRQYRTHSSIVRRYVGGTEKKKHQIEKLIENFDVPDFNVEFSLNKRERWVLPEVIRKYIQSGDSDEDTTKTDLFLRHKLKRQSNCIAYYADKGHIKRLVPKAGRYFNGKAVTNFKTRPKRDKKTVTDTDETLQPGTDESTVRYEIFCPCSPRSSIVHNPKYIKPEAKDSVSVSVNGGRKKKRRSRLTRREVNEILDDTCEDFDVQSADDSDPGDVISSVNFTLRDFVKAERKEKRKSRTRRPSYEEDSVCKKDRIVFVDKNVSSARSVTLKNEQYSQSENSPSVCLKDPTIVIPVPVKIDSNEAAFDNLQTVYGRRYMEAKCEPRKFSIDMTDKLRHHVKTSKFFRDVTSSSLDLHGYLSFTEAEECPGDAALRIYKVALNIPSHMNSIKLDTVVEMETYTLEQLEDKCLSYINTLPIDVFVKRATVNFLEKPIMTFQPVGEGRRWNMNFLHPHEFSDKVYNLQGTYREATEAGCPADVCGICYEDIRVSTEMIDRRSPATSLDACGHWFCDRCWRQHLVNKLRSGPSAFTCPEYGCSVEADFPTLLSFLHISDIKKHIERQMSEKINCSAQAKWCPKPQCGRAIVAEGPPIRNRIIPVVCSCGTDLCFTCMKNAHWPATCAQAKAFREKVIALKDYVNFAKDAFLDPLPNVVPVTGKSCPKCCRFIEKISGCPNMSCPCGATFCWTCVKTIRPYEHHKCVVEEQKTMLVEEYEHDATGISRTRFYNTALKHRQLRLATNMFTQHSRVRVLSKHLAAEACSNKQLRNQMGDHESDNKPVLGLASDFLRRMLSVKLELHHVIENVAIAMDDMCSGSHLRDLRNILTRMESCADTIETTLEIAPSVSASFFVEKLLICRRDSRYNIACVARVMK, encoded by the coding sequence ATGGTGCTAAAGGCGTCCAAACACGGAGTTTACTCCGGGAATACGCTGCGAGCGTCCAATTCACGTTATAGCAGACAGTACCGCACTCACAGCTCAATAGTGAGGCGATATGTCGGGGGAACGGAGAAGAAAAAACACCAAATTGAAAAGCTGATTGAAAACTTCGATGTTCCAGATTTTAATGTTGAATTCTCACTCAACAAAAGAGAAAGGTGGGTTTTGCCTGAAGTCATCAGAAAATACATCCAGTCCGGAGACTCGGATGAAGACACTACGAAAACAGATTTATTTCTGAGGCACAAGTTGAAGCGACAATCTAACTGCATAGCCTACTACGCTGATAAAGGACATATAAAGCGACTTGTTCCGAAAGCGGGACGATATTTTAATGGGAAGGCGGTAACAAATTTCAAAACACGTCCAAAGAGAGATAAAAAGACAGTTACCGACACTGACGAAACACTTCAACCTGGTACTGATGAATCAACAGTAAGATATGAGATATTTTGTCCGTGTTCTCCCAGAAGCTCAATTGTCCATAACCCAAAGTATATCAAACCAGAGGCTAAAGACAGTGTCAGCGTCTCTGTGAATGGAGGGAGGAAGAAGAAGCGACGATCTCGTCTGACAAGGCGAGAGGTGAACGAGATATTAGATGACACTTGCGaggacttcgatgttcagagcGCCGACGACTCTGACCCTGGAGACGTGATATCTAGTGTAAACTTTACTCTGAGAGACTTCGTCAAAGCTGAACGTAAAGAGAAGCGAAAATCTCGCACGCGACGACCTAGCTACGAGGAAGACAGTGTCTGTAAGAAAGATCGTATTGTGTTTGTTGATAAAAATGTGTCGTCTGCTCGCTCAGTGACACTGAAAAATGAACAGTATTCACAGAGCGAGAATTCGCCGTCAGTCTGCCTCAAAGACCCAACAATTGTTATTCCCGTTCCTGTGAAAATTGATTCAAACGAGGCTGCCTTTGATAACCTGCAAACTGTGTACGGTCGGCGCTATATGGAGGCAAAATGTGAACCCCGCAAGTTTAGTATTGATATGACTGACAAACTTAGACATCACGTTAAAACGTCGAAATTCTTCAGGGACGTGACTTCATCATCCTTGGATCTCCATGGTTATCTTTCGTTTACAGAGGCTGAAGAATGTCCAGGCGATGCCGCTCTCAGAATCTACAAGGTTGCTCTGAACATTCCCTCACATATGAACTCAATCAAGCTGGACACAGTCGTGGAGATGGAGACCTACACACTGGAACAGCTAGAAGACAAGTGCTTGTCATACATCAATACCCTCCCAATTGATGTGTTCGTGAAGCGTGCCACCGTCAACTTCTTAGAAAAGCCCATCATGACGTTTCAGCCTGTGGGTGAGGGAAGGAGGTGGAACATGAATTTTCTCCACCCACACGAGTTCTCTGACAAAGTCTACAATCTACAAGGGACCTACAGAGAAGCTACAGAGGCTGGTTGCCCTGCCGATGTGTGCGGTATCTGCTATGAGGACATTAGGGTTTCCACTGAAATGATCGACAGACGTTCCCCTGCAACTAGTCTTGATGCCTGTGGACACTGGTTCTGTGATAGATGTTGGAGACAACATTTGGTCAACAAACTGCGATCTGGACCTTCCGCCTTCACGTGCCCTGAATATGGATGCAGTGTAGAGGCAGACTTCCCCACTCTTCTTTCGTTCCTGCACATAAGCGACATCAAGAAACACATCGAGAGGCAGATGAGTGAGAAGATCAACTGCTCCGCTCAGGCTAAGTGGTGTCCAAAACCTCAGTGTGGACGGGCCATTGTAGCAGAAGGACCTCCTATCAGGAACAGAATTATTCCTGTAGTGTGTTCCTGTGGAACAGATCTCTGTTTTACCTGCATGAAGAACGCTCACTGGCCTGCAACATGTGCCCAAGCCAAGGCGTTCCGTGAGAAGGTGATTGCATTGAAGGACTATGTGAACTTTGCCAAAGATGCCTTTCTTGATCCACTTCCCAATGTTGTTCCTGTAACTGGTAAGAGCTGTCCGAAGTGCTGTCGTTTCATCGAGAAGATATCTGGATGTCCAAACATGTCGTGTCCTTGTGGAGCTACGTTCTGTTGGACATGCGTGAAGACCATAAGGCCGTACGAGCATCACAAATGCGTTGTTGAAGAACAGAAAACTATGTTAGTTGAGGAGTATGAACATGATGCCACGGGGATCAGCAGAACTCGTTTCTACAACACTGCACTGAAACACCGTCAACTGCGACTGGCCACCAATATGTTCACACAGCACTCTCGAGTTCGAGTCTTGTCCAAACACCTGGCTGCTGAAGCATGTTCCAACAAGCAGCTAAGAAATCAGATGGGAGATCATGAATCAGATAACAAGCCTGTACTTGGTCTAGCTTCTGATTTCCTGAGGCGCATGCTCAGTGTCAAACTGGAACTTCATCACGTGATCGAAAACGTTGCCATAGCAATGGATGACATGTGTTCGGGAAGTCACCTGCGTGACCTCAGGAACATCCTGACAAGAATGGAGTCGTGTGCAGACACCATTGAAACCACTTTGGAAATTGCTCCTTCAGTGTCTGCCTCCTTTTTCGTTGAGAAACTGTTGATTTGCCGGAGGGATTCCCGGTATAATATCGCGTGTGTCGCACGGGTCATGAAGTAA